In Cydia amplana chromosome 2, ilCydAmpl1.1, whole genome shotgun sequence, the following proteins share a genomic window:
- the LOC134659731 gene encoding transmembrane protease serine 9-like — MLRALCCLAIIAAASACKPCTCGVARGARVIGGGPAAPGEFPWLGALRKDGKFICGATVVAVDHLLTASHCVQGVEASRLNVLVGEYDVNESQSEGFRVAHVLQHPDFNGYTYDNDIAVLRLAEPLPDHLFRPACLPEDGDHLIGADAVVSGWGSTEEKGPTSNIPMKVEVKIWEQEECSTAGYGRRKVTPRMLCANAPERDSCTGDSGGPLVLPRPHHTLVGIVSWGRGCARPGYPGVYTRVTRFLPWLKVALRHACSCSAPHY; from the exons CGTGCGGGGTGGCACGTGGTGCGCGCGTCATCGGAGGCGGGCCCGCGGCACCGGGAGAGTTCCCGTGGCTGGGGGCGCTGCGCAAGGACGGCAAGTTCATCTGCGGGGCCACCGTCGTCGCCGTCGACCACCTGTTGACCGCCTCGCACTGTGTGCAGGG GGTTGAAGCGTCCCGGTTAAACGTGCTTGTGGGAGAGTACGACGTAAACGAGTCGCAGTCGGAGGGTTTCCGCGTGGCGCACGTACTCCAACACCCCGACTTCAACGGTTACACCTACGACAACGACATCGCCGTGCTTCGCTTGGCCGAGCCACTGCCGGACCACCTCTTCCGACCAGCCTGCTTGCCGG AAGACGGAGATCACCTCATTGGTGCCGATGCCGTCGTATCTGGATGGGGCAGCACCGAAGAAAAAGGACCTACATCTAACATACCCATGAAA GTGGAAGTAAAGATCTGGGAACAAGAGGAGTGCTCGACAGCAGGGTACGGTCGGCGTAAGGTGACTCCGCGCATGCTGTGCGCCAACGCGCCCGAGCGGGACTCGTGCACCGGCGACTCGGGCGGGCCGCTCGTGCTGCCTCGCCCGCACCACACCCTAGTTG GCATAGTGTCGTGGGGGCGCGGCTGCGCGCGGCCGGGGTACCCCGGCGTGTACACGCGCGTCACCCGCTTCCTGCCGTGGCTGAAGGTCGCGCTGCGCCACGCCTGCTCCTGCTCGGCGCCACACTACTGA